Proteins encoded together in one Mercenaria mercenaria strain notata chromosome 18, MADL_Memer_1, whole genome shotgun sequence window:
- the LOC123538810 gene encoding uncharacterized protein LOC123538810 isoform X2 has product MAQVGQWSHSLFGCFDNFGTCIITYFVPCVTFGQTAEAIGEGSCVTCGLAYFVPILNIITWLNIRGKIREMKGIEGSTVNDCLTILCCPLCALVQEAQEVQGGGPSAQSMSRE; this is encoded by the exons ATGGCTCAG GTCGGTCAGTGGTCCCATTCCCTGTTTGGATGCTTTGATAATTTCGGGACATGTATTATAACGTACTTTGTACCTTGTGTGACCTTTGGTCAGACTGCGGAGGCAATCGGTGAGGGCAGCTGTGTTACATGCG GGCTTGCTTATTTCGTGCCGATACTCAACATCATCACATGGCTGAATATCAGAGGAAAGATAAGGGAGATGAAAGGTATAGAAGGATCCACAGTCAATGACTGTCTGACCATATTGTGTTGTCCCCTTTGCGCACTCGTCCAGGAAGCACAGGAAGTGCAGGGAGGCGGTCCAAGCGCACAGAGCATGTCAAGAGAATAA
- the LOC123538810 gene encoding uncharacterized protein LOC123538810 isoform X1 → MAQPQVGQWSHSLFGCFDNFGTCIITYFVPCVTFGQTAEAIGEGSCVTCGLAYFVPILNIITWLNIRGKIREMKGIEGSTVNDCLTILCCPLCALVQEAQEVQGGGPSAQSMSRE, encoded by the exons ATGGCGCAGCCGcag GTCGGTCAGTGGTCCCATTCCCTGTTTGGATGCTTTGATAATTTCGGGACATGTATTATAACGTACTTTGTACCTTGTGTGACCTTTGGTCAGACTGCGGAGGCAATCGGTGAGGGCAGCTGTGTTACATGCG GGCTTGCTTATTTCGTGCCGATACTCAACATCATCACATGGCTGAATATCAGAGGAAAGATAAGGGAGATGAAAGGTATAGAAGGATCCACAGTCAATGACTGTCTGACCATATTGTGTTGTCCCCTTTGCGCACTCGTCCAGGAAGCACAGGAAGTGCAGGGAGGCGGTCCAAGCGCACAGAGCATGTCAAGAGAATAA